One genomic segment of Musa acuminata AAA Group cultivar baxijiao chromosome BXJ3-3, Cavendish_Baxijiao_AAA, whole genome shotgun sequence includes these proteins:
- the LOC135634262 gene encoding cytochrome P450 CYP72A616-like: MAEFLAADVLWSLGWGVAGLLFLAWALRVLNWAWWRPRRLERALRAQGLKGTAYRFPYGDLKENARFSKEARAKSMPLAHNIIPRLLPFYHRAMDEYGKISFTWLGPVPQVAITDPELVREVLSNKFGHFRKPNQNPLARFFARGLAVYEGEKWVKHRRILNPAFHAEKLKRMLPAFSACCSDLMDRWENMAGSEACYELDVWPELQSFTGDVISRTAFGSSYEEGRPIFHLQAEQAELLIQVVQNLYVPGYRFLPTPKNKRIRAIDREIRSILRGIIKKREQDIKTGKASNDDLLGLLMESNMKHLQEDGNKNAGMTTEDVIEECKLFYFAGQETTSVLLTWTMICLSMHPTWQIRAREEVLRVFGDNKPDFDGLSHLKIVTMILYEVLRLYPPFILLRRRTYKTMKLGDVVYPPGVLLLLHVIFIHHDPNLWGKDASEFNPERFAEGVSKASKEQVAFFPFGGGPRICIGQNFALLEAKMGLSMILQHFSFDLSPSYAHAPHTVFALHPQHGAQIRLRKL; this comes from the exons ATGGCCGAGTTCCTGGCGGCGGACGTGCTGTGGAGCTTGGGATGGGGCGTGGCCGGGCTGCTGTTTCTGGCGTGGGCCTTGCGGGTGCTCAACTGGGCGTGGTGGAGGCCGAGGCGGCTGGAGCGCGCGCTCCGGGCGCAGGGGCTCAAAGGCACCGCATACCGCTTCCCCTACGGCGACCTCAAGGAGAACGCGCGGTTCAGCAAGGAGGCCCGCGCCAAGTCCATGCCCCTCGCCCACAACATCATCCCTCGCCTTCTCCCTTTTTATCATCGCGCCATGGACGAGTACG GTAAGATATCATTCACATGGTTGGGGCCTGTGCCGCAAGTGGCCATCACGGATCCGGAGCTGGTGAGGGAGGTTCTATCCAATAAGTTCGGCCACTTCCGGAAGCCGAACCAGAACCCCCTCGCCCGGTTCTTCGCCAGAGGCCTCGCTGTGTACGAAGGCGAAAAGTGGGTCAAACATAGGAGGATTCTGAATCCTGCTTTCCATGCGGAGAAGCTAAAG CGAATGTTGCCGGCATTCTCTGCTTGCTGTAGTGATCTGATGGATAGATGGGAGAATATGGCGGGCTCTGAGGCATGTTATGAGTTAGATGTTTGGCCTGAGCTCCAAAGCTTCACTGGAGATGTCATTTCACGAACTGCCTTCGGTAGCAGCTACGAAGAAGGAAGGCCAATTTTCCATCTTCAAGCTGAGCAGGCTGAGCTCCTTATTCAGGTTGTCCAAAATCTTTATGTCCCTGGGTACAG gtttcttcccacccCAAAGAACAAGAGAATAAGAGCAATTGATAGAGAGATCCGATCGATTCTGAGAGGCATAATAAAGAAGAGAGAACAGGATATAAAGACTGGAAAGGCAAGCAACGATGACCTGTTGGGCCTGTTGATGGAATCCAACATGAAGCACTTACAAGAAGATGGGAACAAGAATGCCGGGATGACAACCGAAGATGTGATTGAAGAATGCAAGCTCTTCTACTTTGCAGGGCAGGAGACAACATCTGTGTTGCTGACATGGACAATGATCTGCTTGAGCATGCATCCTACCTGGCAGATCCGCGCTAGAGAAGAAGTTCTTCGAGTCTTTGGCGATAACAAAcccgattttgatggcttgagccACTTAAAGATC GTGACCATGATTCTGTATGAGGTGCTCAGGCTATACCCTCCATTTATTCTCCTCCGGAGGCGGACATACAAGACGATGAAACTTGGAGATGTGGTTTACCCACCGGGAGTTCTCCTCCTGCTGCATGTAATCTTCATCCACCATGATCCAAACCTGTGGGGCAAAGATGCCAGTGAGTTCAATCCAGAGAGGTTCGCCGAAGGGGTCTCAAAGGCGTCGAAGGAACAGGTTGCGTTCTTCCCGTTCGGCGGAGGCCCTCGAATTTGCATCGGCCAGAACTTTGCATTGCTGGAAGCAAAGATGGGACTGAGCATGATTCTTCAGCATTTCTCCTTTGATCTCTCGCCGTCGTATGCTCACGCTCCACACACTGTCTTCGCTCTTCATCCCCAGCACGGTGCTCAAATAAGGTTGCGAAAACTCTGA
- the LOC103980049 gene encoding cytochrome P450 CYP72A616-like yields the protein MGIKGHDSSFAQLQRVAGLLLVVAVWVVYFVWWTPRRLERALRSQGLDGTPYRFPHGDREQSARLDREVNAKPMPFSHSIIPRVAPCTHRTVSQYGKISFTWAGSVPEVTITDVGLVRQLPLNMSHDSEKPKLNPLAKFFFKGDFTYESEKWVKHRRILNPAFHMEKLKQMLPAFRTYCNDLMGRWENTVGSETRYELDVWLEMSSQEQLSEQAMKKEDGSTSFKLSRLFSSFSPPDIYVSPVTSFFPPQGTREQKHWKRRSGKC from the exons ATGGGAATCAAAGGGCACGATAGTAGCTTTG CTCAATTACAACGCGTGGCGGGGCTACTACTTGTGGTGGCCGTATGGGTGGTCTACTTCGTGTGGTGGACGCCGAGGCGATTGGAGCGCGCGCTCCGGTCGCAGGGCCTCGATGGCACCCCCTACCGCTTCCCCCACGGCGACCGGGAGCAGAGCGCCCGGCTCGACAGGGAAGTGAACGCCAAGCCCATGCCCTTCTCTCACAGCATCATCCCTCGCGTTGCTCCTTGCACCCACCGTACCGTGAGCCAATATG GTAAAATATCTTTCACTTGGGCAGGCTCTGTACCCGAAGTGACCATCACGGATGTGGGATTGGTGAGGCAGCTTCCACTCAACATGTCCCATGACTCCGAAAAGCCCAAATTGAACCCTCTCGCGAAGTTCTTCTTCAAAGGAGATTTCACTTACGAGAGTGAAAAGTGGGTGAAGCATCGGAGGATTCTGAACCCTGCTTTCCATATGGAGAAGTTGAAG CAAATGTTGCCGGCGTTCCGTACTTACTGCAATGATCTGATGGGCAGATGGGAGAATACGGTGGGTTCGGAGACACGTTATGAGTTAGATGTTTGGCTGGAGATGTCATCGCAAGAGCAGCTTTCGGAACAAGCTATGAAGAAGGAAGACGGATCTACCAGCTTCAAGCTCAGCAGGCTGTTCTCTTCGTTCAGCCCGCCCGATATCTACGTATCCCCGGTGACAA GTTTCTTCCCGCCACAAGGAACAAGAGAACAAAAGCACTGGAAACGGAGATCTGGGAAATGTTAG
- the LOC135581401 gene encoding uncharacterized protein LOC135581401 isoform X2, producing MPGPRMKRKSDKGCVRLHNVHARHRSSKKSENSPSEINTEVDASIQIHHDGNLSNTISSRMEQSGCDSTITGFDGASAELLNLSSSPPDPLSTERMSSSSTAIAPELETIFSPNFEDGDSQLNSTNHGYEVKNENPGLPNLVADEGDDGNSGFSDYQACSLLDFCFSESAPSLPFDDSMDFTDVSCHQYEFTTSDILTDVAERYMMLPFLGRNTETGGVHDNESIQEIMMNSNDAYLATHQESDMNYLSGDLGEIECLNPQLVFRTSPDLSREVSSSCPTLLQKETQQGKPITLVLDLDETLVHSTLEYCDDADFTFPVFFNMKEHTVYVRRRPFLQMFLERVAQMFEIVIFTASLSIYASQLLDILDPDNKIISGRIYRESCIFSDDTYTKDLSILGVDLAKVVIIDNSPQVFRLQVNNGIPIKSWFDDPSDHALVQLLPFLETLVDAEDVRPIIANRFSNKEQQQFV from the exons ATGCCAGGACCGAGAATGAAGAGAAAATCAGACAAGGGATGTGTAAGATTGCACAATGTCCATGCTCGTCACAGGTCATCTAAGAAATCAGAAAACTCACCATCGGAAATCAACACAGAGGTGGACGCTTCTATTCAAATTCATCATGATG GAAACCTTTCAAACACAATTAGTTCTCGTATGGAACAATCAGGGTGCGACTCTACGATAACAGGTTTTGATGGAGCCTCTGCTGAATTGCTGAACTTGTCTTCATCTCCACCGGATCCTTTATCTACTGAAAGAATG AGTTCAAGCTCAACCGCAATAGCACCAGAGTTAGAAACAATTTTCTCACCTAATTTCGAGGATGGTGATTCCCAGTTGAATTCAACTAATCATGGTTATGAAG TTAAGAATGAAAATCCTGGATTGCCTAATCTCGTTGCGGATGAAGGAGATGATGGAAACTCTGGGTTCAGTGATTATCAAGCTTGCAGTTTATTGGACTTCTGCTTCTCAGAGAGTGCTCCATCTTTACCTTTTGATGATAGCATGGATTTTACCGATGTTTCTTGCCATCAGTACGAGTTTACTACTTCTGACATACTGACTGACGTGGCGGAGAGGTATATGATGCTGCCATTCCTAGGGAGGAACACAGAAACTGGCGGTGTTCATGATAATGAATCAATTCAAGAAATCATGATGAACTCCAATGATGCATACTTGGCAACTCATCAAGAATCTGACATGAATTATCTATCTGGTGATTTGGGAGAAATAGAATGCCTGAATCCACAGCTAGTTTTTCGAACTTCACCTGATTTATCTCGGGAAGTTTCATCGAGTTGTCCTACTCTATTGCAAAAGGAAACACAACAAGGGAAGCCCATAACTCTTGTCCTTGATTTAGATG AAACTCTTGTTCATTCTACACTTGAGTACTGTGATGATGCTGATTTCACCTTTCCGGTTTTCTTTAACATGAAAGAGCATACCGTATATGTAAGACGGAGGCCTTTTCTACAAATGTTCCTCGAGAGAGTGGCTCAAATGTTTGAAATTGTTATTTTCACAGCTAGTCTAAGCATATATGCTTCTCAGCTACTTGACATTTTGGATCCAGACAACAAAATAATTTCTGGGCGCATTTATCGTGAATCATGCATATTCTCTGATGATACCTATACAAAGGACCTAAGTATTTTGGGGGTTGACCTGGCAAAAGTTGTCATAATCGACAATTCCCCACAG GTTTTCCGGTTGCAAGTTAATAATGGCATTCCAATCAAGAGTTGGTTTGATGATCCATCGGACCATGCTTTAGTTCAATTACTTCCTTTCCTCGAGACCCTGGTCGATGCTGAGGATGTTCGTCCGATTATTGCAAACAGGTTCAGCAACAAAGAGCAGCAACAGTTTGTTTGA
- the LOC135581401 gene encoding uncharacterized protein LOC135581401 isoform X3, whose amino-acid sequence MSMLVTGHLRNQKTHHRKSTQRWTLLFKFIMMIEFNATGNLSNTISSRMEQSGCDSTITGFDGASAELLNLSSSPPDPLSTERMLQSSSSTAIAPELETIFSPNFEDGDSQLNSTNHGYEVKNENPGLPNLVADEGDDGNSGFSDYQACSLLDFCFSESAPSLPFDDSMDFTDVSCHQYEFTTSDILTDVAERYMMLPFLGRNTETGGVHDNESIQEIMMNSNDAYLATHQESDMNYLSGDLGEIECLNPQLVFRTSPDLSREVSSSCPTLLQKETQQGKPITLVLDLDETLVHSTLEYCDDADFTFPVFFNMKEHTVYVRRRPFLQMFLERVAQMFEIVIFTASLSIYASQLLDILDPDNKIISGRIYRESCIFSDDTYTKDLSILGVDLAKVVIIDNSPQVFRLQVNNGIPIKSWFDDPSDHALVQLLPFLETLVDAEDVRPIIANRFSNKEQQQFV is encoded by the exons ATGTCCATGCTCGTCACAGGTCATCTAAGAAATCAGAAAACTCACCATCGGAAATCAACACAGAGGTGGACGCTTCTATTCAAATTCATCATGATG ATTGAATTTAATGCTACAGGAAACCTTTCAAACACAATTAGTTCTCGTATGGAACAATCAGGGTGCGACTCTACGATAACAGGTTTTGATGGAGCCTCTGCTGAATTGCTGAACTTGTCTTCATCTCCACCGGATCCTTTATCTACTGAAAGAATG CTGCAGAGTTCAAGCTCAACCGCAATAGCACCAGAGTTAGAAACAATTTTCTCACCTAATTTCGAGGATGGTGATTCCCAGTTGAATTCAACTAATCATGGTTATGAAG TTAAGAATGAAAATCCTGGATTGCCTAATCTCGTTGCGGATGAAGGAGATGATGGAAACTCTGGGTTCAGTGATTATCAAGCTTGCAGTTTATTGGACTTCTGCTTCTCAGAGAGTGCTCCATCTTTACCTTTTGATGATAGCATGGATTTTACCGATGTTTCTTGCCATCAGTACGAGTTTACTACTTCTGACATACTGACTGACGTGGCGGAGAGGTATATGATGCTGCCATTCCTAGGGAGGAACACAGAAACTGGCGGTGTTCATGATAATGAATCAATTCAAGAAATCATGATGAACTCCAATGATGCATACTTGGCAACTCATCAAGAATCTGACATGAATTATCTATCTGGTGATTTGGGAGAAATAGAATGCCTGAATCCACAGCTAGTTTTTCGAACTTCACCTGATTTATCTCGGGAAGTTTCATCGAGTTGTCCTACTCTATTGCAAAAGGAAACACAACAAGGGAAGCCCATAACTCTTGTCCTTGATTTAGATG AAACTCTTGTTCATTCTACACTTGAGTACTGTGATGATGCTGATTTCACCTTTCCGGTTTTCTTTAACATGAAAGAGCATACCGTATATGTAAGACGGAGGCCTTTTCTACAAATGTTCCTCGAGAGAGTGGCTCAAATGTTTGAAATTGTTATTTTCACAGCTAGTCTAAGCATATATGCTTCTCAGCTACTTGACATTTTGGATCCAGACAACAAAATAATTTCTGGGCGCATTTATCGTGAATCATGCATATTCTCTGATGATACCTATACAAAGGACCTAAGTATTTTGGGGGTTGACCTGGCAAAAGTTGTCATAATCGACAATTCCCCACAG GTTTTCCGGTTGCAAGTTAATAATGGCATTCCAATCAAGAGTTGGTTTGATGATCCATCGGACCATGCTTTAGTTCAATTACTTCCTTTCCTCGAGACCCTGGTCGATGCTGAGGATGTTCGTCCGATTATTGCAAACAGGTTCAGCAACAAAGAGCAGCAACAGTTTGTTTGA
- the LOC135581401 gene encoding uncharacterized protein LOC135581401 isoform X1: MPGPRMKRKSDKGCVRLHNVHARHRSSKKSENSPSEINTEVDASIQIHHDGNLSNTISSRMEQSGCDSTITGFDGASAELLNLSSSPPDPLSTERMLQSSSSTAIAPELETIFSPNFEDGDSQLNSTNHGYEVKNENPGLPNLVADEGDDGNSGFSDYQACSLLDFCFSESAPSLPFDDSMDFTDVSCHQYEFTTSDILTDVAERYMMLPFLGRNTETGGVHDNESIQEIMMNSNDAYLATHQESDMNYLSGDLGEIECLNPQLVFRTSPDLSREVSSSCPTLLQKETQQGKPITLVLDLDETLVHSTLEYCDDADFTFPVFFNMKEHTVYVRRRPFLQMFLERVAQMFEIVIFTASLSIYASQLLDILDPDNKIISGRIYRESCIFSDDTYTKDLSILGVDLAKVVIIDNSPQVFRLQVNNGIPIKSWFDDPSDHALVQLLPFLETLVDAEDVRPIIANRFSNKEQQQFV, encoded by the exons ATGCCAGGACCGAGAATGAAGAGAAAATCAGACAAGGGATGTGTAAGATTGCACAATGTCCATGCTCGTCACAGGTCATCTAAGAAATCAGAAAACTCACCATCGGAAATCAACACAGAGGTGGACGCTTCTATTCAAATTCATCATGATG GAAACCTTTCAAACACAATTAGTTCTCGTATGGAACAATCAGGGTGCGACTCTACGATAACAGGTTTTGATGGAGCCTCTGCTGAATTGCTGAACTTGTCTTCATCTCCACCGGATCCTTTATCTACTGAAAGAATG CTGCAGAGTTCAAGCTCAACCGCAATAGCACCAGAGTTAGAAACAATTTTCTCACCTAATTTCGAGGATGGTGATTCCCAGTTGAATTCAACTAATCATGGTTATGAAG TTAAGAATGAAAATCCTGGATTGCCTAATCTCGTTGCGGATGAAGGAGATGATGGAAACTCTGGGTTCAGTGATTATCAAGCTTGCAGTTTATTGGACTTCTGCTTCTCAGAGAGTGCTCCATCTTTACCTTTTGATGATAGCATGGATTTTACCGATGTTTCTTGCCATCAGTACGAGTTTACTACTTCTGACATACTGACTGACGTGGCGGAGAGGTATATGATGCTGCCATTCCTAGGGAGGAACACAGAAACTGGCGGTGTTCATGATAATGAATCAATTCAAGAAATCATGATGAACTCCAATGATGCATACTTGGCAACTCATCAAGAATCTGACATGAATTATCTATCTGGTGATTTGGGAGAAATAGAATGCCTGAATCCACAGCTAGTTTTTCGAACTTCACCTGATTTATCTCGGGAAGTTTCATCGAGTTGTCCTACTCTATTGCAAAAGGAAACACAACAAGGGAAGCCCATAACTCTTGTCCTTGATTTAGATG AAACTCTTGTTCATTCTACACTTGAGTACTGTGATGATGCTGATTTCACCTTTCCGGTTTTCTTTAACATGAAAGAGCATACCGTATATGTAAGACGGAGGCCTTTTCTACAAATGTTCCTCGAGAGAGTGGCTCAAATGTTTGAAATTGTTATTTTCACAGCTAGTCTAAGCATATATGCTTCTCAGCTACTTGACATTTTGGATCCAGACAACAAAATAATTTCTGGGCGCATTTATCGTGAATCATGCATATTCTCTGATGATACCTATACAAAGGACCTAAGTATTTTGGGGGTTGACCTGGCAAAAGTTGTCATAATCGACAATTCCCCACAG GTTTTCCGGTTGCAAGTTAATAATGGCATTCCAATCAAGAGTTGGTTTGATGATCCATCGGACCATGCTTTAGTTCAATTACTTCCTTTCCTCGAGACCCTGGTCGATGCTGAGGATGTTCGTCCGATTATTGCAAACAGGTTCAGCAACAAAGAGCAGCAACAGTTTGTTTGA
- the LOC103979755 gene encoding large ribosomal subunit protein P2A produces the protein MKVIAAYLLAVLGGNTRPSAGDLKSILESVGAEVDEKRVDLFLSEVKGKDLAELIAAGREKFASVPSGGAVAAVAVSAPGAGASPAAEEPKKEEKVEEKEESDDDMGFSLFD, from the exons ATGAAGGTGATAGCGGCGTACCTCCTCGCCGTCCTCGGCGGTAACACACGCCCCTCGGCTGGCGACCTCAAATCCATCCTCGAATCAG TGGGCGCGGAGGTGGACGAGAAGAGGGTAGATCTCTTCCTGTCGGAAGTCAAGGGGAAGGACCTCGCGGAGCTCATCGCCGCCGGAAGGGAGAAGTTCGCCTCCGTCCCGTCGGGGGGCGCGGTGGCAGCCGTCGCGGTCTCCGCTCCGGGAGCCGGTGCCTCCCCGGCGGCCGAGGAgccgaagaaggaagagaaggtcGAGGAGAAAGAGGAATCCGACGAC GATATGGGCTTCAGCTTGTTCGATTAA
- the LOC103980050 gene encoding cytochrome P450 CYP72A616-like, giving the protein MAMGVVDVAADLVWYLAWGVAGLLLVAAVWLFYFVWWKPRRLERALRAQGLDGTPYRFLQGDLEESARLDRQVQAKPMPLSHNIIPRVYPFALRAMSRYGKTSFTWTGPVPEVTIADVGLVRQLLLNMSNDFEKPQLNPLGQFFFRGMFIYEGEKWAKHKRIMNPTFHMEKLKQMLPAFRTCCNDLMSKWENTVVGSGTSYELDVWPELQAYALNVISTAALGTSFEEGRRVHQIQAQQLMHFVQAGQAINIPGSVFLPTEGKKRIKALNREVGELVRSIIKKRQEEIKSGKASNDNLLGLLLESNMKGSQEDGMTIEDVIEECKLFYFAGQETTAVLLTWTMILLSMHPEWQVRAREEVLRVFGQNKPDFDGLNRLKIVTMILHEVLRLYPPLTYLPRHTYKTIKLGDVTYPPGVLLRMPILFLNHDPEIWGEDASEFNPERFAQGVSNACKNHQMGFFSFGGGPRICIGQHFGLIEAKMLFSTVLQRFSFELSPSYAHAPLIVMTLVPQYGAPLMFRRL; this is encoded by the exons ATGGCCATGGGCGTGGTGGACGTAGCAGCCGACTTGGTGTGGTACTTGGCGTGGGGCGTGGCGGGGCTGCTACTTGTGGCGGCCGTATGGCTGTTCTACTTTGTGTGGTGGAAGCCAAGGCGATTGGAGCGTGCGCTCCGGGCGCAGGGCCTCGATGGCACCCCCTACCGCTTCCTCCAAGGCGACCTGGAGGAGAGCGCCCGGCTCGACAGGCAGGTGCAGGCCAAGCCCATGCCCTTATCTCACAACATCATCCCTCGCGTTTATCCTTTCGCCCTTCGTGCCATGAGCCGATATG GCAAAACATCTTTCACTTGGACAGGCCCTGTACCCGAAGTGACCATTGCGGATGTGGGATTGGTGAGGCAACTTCTATTGAACATGTCCAATGACTTCGAAAAGCCCCAGTTGAACCCTCTCGGGCAGTTCTTCTTCAGAGGAATGTTCATTTACGAGGGTGAAAAGTGGGCGAAGCATAAGAGGATTATGAACCCTACTTTCCATATGGAGAAGTTGAAG CAAATGTTGCCAGCGTTCCGTACTTGCTGCAATGATCTGATGAGCAAATGGGAGAATACGGTGGTGGGTTCGGGGACAAGTTATGAGTTAGATGTTTGGCCTGAACTCCAAGCCTACGCTTTAAATGTCATTTCGACAGCAGCTTTAGGAACTAGCTTTGAAGAAGGAAGACGGGTCCACCAGATTCAAGCCCAGCAGCTTATGCACTTCGTTCAGGCCGGCCAAGCTATAAATATCCCTGGTTCCGT GTTTCTTCCCACCGAAGGGAAGAAGAGAATAAAAGCACTGAACAGAGAGGTCGGAGAATTGGTAAGAAGCATAATAAAGAAGAGACAAGAGGAAATAAAGAGTGGCAAAGCCAGCAACGATAACCTGTTGGGCTTGCTGCTGGAGTCCAATATGAAGGGCTCCCAAGAAGACGGGATGACCATCGAAGATGTGATCGAAGAATGCAAGCTCTTCTACTTTGCAGGGCAGGAGACGACAGCCGTCTTGCTAACATGGACGATGATTCTCTTGAGCATGCATCCTGAGTGGCAGGTCCGAGCCAGAGAAGAAGTTCTTCGAGTCTTCGGGCAGAACAAACCGGATTTCGATGGCCTGAACCGCTTAAAGATT GTGACAATGATTCTGCACGAGGTTCTCAGGTTATACCCACCATTGACTTACCTCCCAAGGCACACGTACAAGACGATAAAACTTGGGGACGTGACCTACCCACCAGGAGTACTGCTTCGAATGCCAATACTCTTCTTGAATCACGATCCGGAAATCTGGGGCGAAGATGCCAGTGAGTTCAATCCAGAAAGGTTTGCACAAGGGGTGTCCAACGCATGCAAGAACCACCAGATGGGCTTCTTTTCCTTCGGCGGCGGCCCTCGGATTTGCATCGGCCAGCACTTTGGGTTGATTGAGGCTAAGATGTTATTCTCTACCGTTCTCCAGCGCTTCTCGTTTGAGCTCTCACCCTCCTATGCCCATGCTCCACTCATTGTTATGACTCTTGTCCctcagtatggtgctcctttaatGTTCCGTAGACTTTGA
- the LOC103979754 gene encoding glucan endo-1,3-beta-glucosidase 12-like, translated as MGANAIKCLIFLLGLLFCSGELVKDSEDDLSFHPSLMQTDVSSMPEMDVVTPVTTVPVINPSTTPTTTTPVYNPFTTPPTPIMTPTTNPYSTPSMVTPSTPSSGQSWCVASQTASQTALQVALDYACGYGGADCSAIQQGGSCFDPDTVRDHASYAFNDYYQKNPIPTSCDFGGTAVIVNADPSTSTCHYSSTSGSTTSPSSFNTTNPTGSAGSNVYGDVPTTTTSASALMLDGMTLVITLTSLLMSVIFYSLCK; from the exons ATGGGTGCCAATGCCATCAAGTGTCTCATCTTCCTTCTGGGACTTCTCTTCTGCTCTG GAGAACTTGTTAAAGACTCAGAGGACGATCTATCATTTCATCCATCTCTCATGCAGACGGATGTATCCTCGATGCCTGAAATGGATGTTGTCACTCCAGTAACAACAGTTCCGGTGATCAACCCTTCCACCACCCCAACCACCACTACTCCGGTCTATAATCCATTCACCACGCCACCTACTCCGATCATGACGCCTACCACCAATCCATACTCCACTCCGTCGATGGTGACCCCGTCCACGCCGTCATCAGGCCAAAGCTGGTGCGTGGCCAGCCAAACTGCGTCGCAGACTGCGTTGCAGGTAGCTTTGGACTATGCCTGTGGATATGGAGGTGCAGACTGTTCGGCGATTCAGCAAGGTGGAAGCTGCTTCGATCCCGATACTGTTCGTGACCATGCATCGTATGCATTCAATGACTACTACCAGAAGAATCCAATTCCTACCAGCTGCGATTTTGGAGGAACAGCTGTTATCGTCAATGCGGATCCAA GCACTTCGACATGCCATTATTCCTCGACGAG TGGCAGCACAACCTCACCTTCTTCCTTCAACACGACTAATCCCACTGGATCAGCTGGATCAAATGTTTACGGAGATGTTCCGACGACTACTACAAGCGCTTCTGCCTTGATGTTAGATGGCATGACACTTGTGATCAccctaacatctctactgatgtcTGTGATCTTCTATAGTCTCTGCAAATAG
- the LOC135632592 gene encoding uncharacterized protein LOC135632592: MEEPLLSSPTTTSSSSLATTPPVLIRVTTILTLVAISLWANYEASRSVDISVANSAYGSRAGRLFDLKFASNGRAHRIIHHASQFVEQVLYPDEGYPRKPINHITLRLASDDDLPFLTSVSPGFGAGDYTIRLSPILMSAADADAAVAAAVHRAVAKLWLWDGQRTAPESLLEAAAEYLAMAAGFGSRPNIAYVVALESNGTRWSAEFLQYCEAKRNGFVAGLNRGMQERWTELTADEAFGSPVRQVYAAYRSAPPGRIMESSDSTTDSVEARLSM; this comes from the coding sequence ATGGAGGAGCCACTCCTCTCCTCTCCCACcactacctcctcctcctccttagctACCACCCCGCCCGTCCTCATCCGAGTAACAACGATCCTCACGCTCGTCGCCATCTCCCTCTGGGCAAACTACGAAGCCTCCAGGAGCGTCGACATCTCCGTCGCCAATTCCGCTTATGGTTCTCGCGCAGGCCGCCTGTTCGACCTCAAGTTCGCCTCCAACGGCAGAGCCCACCGTATCATACACCACGCGAGCCAATTCGTCGAGCAGGTTCTTTACCCCGATGAAGGGTATCCCCGCAAGCCGATCAACCACATAACGCTGCGTCTCGCCAGCGACGACGACCTCCCCTTCCTCACGTCGGTCAGCCCGGGCTTTGGCGCCGGCGATTACACCATCCGTCTCAGCCCAATTCTCATGTCGGCAGCCGACGCCGACGCGGCTGTGGCCGCAGCGGTGCACCGGGCGGTCGCCAAGCTCTGGCTGTGGGACGGCCAGCGCACGGCTCCGGAGTCACTCCTGGAAGCCGCAGCTGAGTACCTCGCCATGGCAGCAGGCTTCGGCTCGAGGCCTAACATCGCCTACGTTGTCGCCCTCGAATCTAACGGAACACGCTGGTCTGCTGAATTCCTACAGTACTGCGAAGCCAAGCGCAACGGGTTCGTCGCGGGGTTGAACCGAGGAATGCAAGAAAGGTGGACTGAGCTCACGGCGGACGAGGCGTTTGGCTCGCCGGTCCGGCAGGTATACGCCGCCTATAGGTCGGCGCCACCAGGTCGCATCATGGAATCCTCTGATTCCACGACGGATTCGGTGGAGGCGAGGCTGTCCATGTGA